The proteins below come from a single Candidatus Schekmanbacteria bacterium RIFCSPLOWO2_02_FULL_38_14 genomic window:
- a CDS encoding aldehyde dehydrogenase: MAEKFKNLINGKWVEPSSGKYFKNINPANKEDLLGVFPDSTATDVHKAVESAHAAFEKWSKITAPKRGEIILKAGQLLLKRKEILAQTATKEMGKILIETKGDVQEGIDTALYMAGEGRRLFGQTTPSELSNKFAMSLRAPIGVVGIISPWNFPVAIPAWKIFPALICGNTIVFKPATDTPESALRLVEILIEAGVPDGVVNLVFGSGSEVGKAIVTHPKISLISFTGSSETGRFIASECGKRLKKCALEMGGKNAQIVMNDADIDLAIDGALWGIFGTTGQRCTATSRLIIHKKILDEFTHRLITRAKKIRIGNGLDESTEMGPLINEAQRQKVHNYVNIGINEDRAKLLIGGESCNNRECSKGFFYKPTIFTNGNIKMRIAQEEIFGPVVIIIPVKDFNEAIAAINSSKYGLSASIYTKDINMAFKAIERIKSGIVYVNSPTIGAESHLPFGGIKDTGNGHREAGVTALDIFSEWKTVYIDYSGRLQRAQIDTDK; this comes from the coding sequence ATGGCTGAAAAGTTCAAAAATCTTATCAATGGCAAGTGGGTTGAGCCATCTTCAGGAAAATATTTTAAAAACATAAATCCTGCCAACAAAGAAGACCTGCTTGGAGTATTCCCTGATTCAACAGCAACAGATGTACATAAAGCCGTTGAATCCGCCCACGCTGCTTTTGAAAAATGGAGCAAAATCACTGCGCCAAAAAGAGGAGAAATAATCCTTAAAGCAGGGCAGCTTCTTCTTAAAAGAAAAGAAATATTAGCACAGACTGCCACAAAGGAAATGGGTAAAATTCTTATTGAAACAAAAGGAGATGTTCAGGAAGGAATAGATACCGCCCTTTACATGGCTGGTGAAGGGAGAAGGCTTTTTGGTCAGACAACCCCTTCAGAACTCAGCAATAAATTCGCAATGTCATTAAGGGCTCCTATAGGGGTTGTCGGGATAATATCCCCTTGGAACTTTCCAGTTGCAATTCCTGCATGGAAAATATTTCCTGCATTAATCTGCGGAAACACTATCGTCTTCAAACCTGCAACTGATACCCCGGAGTCGGCGCTGAGACTGGTTGAGATTTTAATTGAAGCCGGTGTACCAGATGGTGTTGTGAACCTTGTTTTTGGTTCTGGTTCTGAAGTTGGAAAAGCAATTGTAACACATCCAAAAATCAGCCTCATATCTTTTACCGGATCCTCTGAAACAGGAAGATTTATTGCTTCTGAATGCGGAAAGAGATTAAAAAAATGTGCTCTTGAAATGGGAGGAAAAAATGCACAAATAGTAATGAATGATGCTGATATTGACCTTGCCATTGATGGCGCTCTTTGGGGAATTTTTGGAACAACAGGACAAAGATGCACTGCTACAAGCAGGTTAATAATCCATAAAAAAATCCTTGATGAATTCACACACAGATTAATCACAAGGGCTAAGAAAATCAGGATTGGTAATGGCTTAGATGAGTCAACTGAGATGGGACCCTTGATAAATGAAGCACAGCGCCAGAAAGTTCACAATTATGTAAATATAGGAATAAATGAAGACAGGGCAAAGCTTCTTATTGGAGGTGAATCTTGCAATAACCGTGAATGCTCAAAGGGATTTTTCTACAAACCCACTATTTTCACTAATGGAAACATAAAAATGAGAATTGCACAGGAAGAAATTTTTGGGCCTGTTGTTATAATTATTCCTGTAAAGGATTTTAATGAAGCAATAGCTGCTATAAACAGCAGTAAATATGGACTTTCAGCATCTATATATACAAAAGATATTAATATGGCATTTAAAGCGATTGAAAGAATTAAGAGCGGCATCGTGTATGTAAACAGTCCAACAATTGGTGCTGAATCTCACCTTCCATTTGGAGGAATAAAGGACACCGGCAATGGCCACAGAGAAGCCGGAGTAACAGCCCTTGATATTTTTAGCGAATGGAAAACAGTGTACATTGATTACAGCGGAAGACTCCAGAGAGCCCAGATAGATACTGATAAATAG
- a CDS encoding HslU--HslV peptidase ATPase subunit, whose translation MAYLTPKEIVEELDKYIVGQTNAKRAVAIALRNRWRRQQLTEELRDEVAPKNIIMIGPTGVGKTEIARRLAKLAQSPFLKIEASKFTEVGYVGRDVESMIRDLTELAVKMVRDEEQEKVKEKAEIIAEERILDLLLPPLKRKNNVPVSDGLSEQKTPLDDFTSTREKIREHFRAGKLNNRYVDLEVPDKPFPSIIEVISSTGGFEEIDLNIRDMVGGLFPKKMKSRKVKIPEAVKMLIQEETQKLIDMEQVNHLAKERVEQSGIIFLDEIDKIAGRESGTGPDVSREGVQRDLLPIVEGTTVATKYGLVKTDHILFIAAGAFHVTKPSDLIPELQGRFPIRVGLDSLSKDDFIRILKEPKNALIKQYIALLETEKVRLEFTDDSIEEIAEIATLVNEKNENIGARRLHTIMEKLLDEISFNAPILQNTKFKINAEYVMKKLSDIVADEDLSRYIL comes from the coding sequence ATGGCATATTTAACACCTAAAGAGATAGTGGAAGAACTTGATAAATATATTGTCGGGCAGACAAATGCAAAGAGGGCAGTAGCTATTGCCTTAAGAAACAGATGGAGAAGACAGCAGCTTACTGAGGAACTGAGAGATGAGGTTGCTCCAAAAAATATTATAATGATAGGACCTACCGGTGTTGGGAAAACAGAGATTGCAAGAAGGCTTGCAAAGCTAGCACAGTCACCTTTCCTTAAGATTGAAGCATCAAAGTTTACAGAAGTCGGATATGTTGGCAGGGATGTGGAGTCAATGATTAGGGACCTTACAGAGTTGGCAGTTAAGATGGTAAGAGATGAAGAACAGGAAAAAGTTAAAGAGAAAGCTGAAATCATTGCAGAGGAAAGGATTCTTGACCTGCTTCTTCCTCCACTAAAAAGGAAGAATAATGTTCCTGTAAGTGATGGCTTATCTGAACAGAAAACTCCATTGGATGACTTTACATCCACAAGGGAAAAGATCAGAGAGCACTTCAGGGCTGGAAAACTCAATAACCGCTATGTGGATTTGGAAGTCCCTGATAAACCTTTCCCGTCAATTATTGAAGTAATATCAAGTACTGGAGGATTTGAAGAGATAGATTTGAATATCAGGGATATGGTAGGAGGGCTTTTCCCTAAAAAAATGAAAAGCAGGAAAGTTAAAATTCCTGAAGCTGTTAAGATGTTAATTCAGGAGGAGACACAGAAGCTGATAGATATGGAGCAGGTTAATCATCTGGCAAAGGAAAGGGTTGAACAGTCCGGGATAATATTCCTTGATGAGATTGATAAGATTGCCGGAAGAGAAAGCGGTACAGGACCTGATGTCTCAAGAGAAGGGGTTCAGAGGGATTTGCTTCCAATTGTTGAAGGGACAACAGTAGCTACAAAATACGGATTGGTCAAGACAGACCACATACTTTTTATCGCGGCAGGGGCTTTCCATGTCACTAAACCATCTGACCTGATTCCTGAACTGCAGGGGAGGTTCCCAATAAGGGTTGGCCTAGACTCATTATCAAAAGACGATTTCATCAGGATTTTAAAAGAGCCAAAAAATGCTTTAATCAAGCAGTATATTGCTCTTCTTGAAACAGAGAAAGTAAGGCTTGAGTTTACAGATGATTCCATTGAAGAGATAGCAGAGATTGCAACTCTGGTTAACGAGAAGAATGAAAACATAGGGGCAAGAAGACTGCATACAATAATGGAAAAACTTTTGGATGAAATATCTTTTAATGCTCCTATCCTTCAGAACACTAAATTTAAAATTAATGCAGAATATGTAATGAAAAAGCTGTCTGATATTGTTGCTGACGAGGATCTAAGCAGGTATATCCTGTAA
- a CDS encoding HslU--HslV peptidase proteolytic subunit: MKGTTILSVRHNGKVAIGGDGQVTLGETVIMKHNAKKVRRLFHDQIIVGFSGASADAFTLLARLEGKLEQFRGNLQRAVVELAKDWRTDKVLRKLEALLAVVDKENSFIVSGTGDIIEPDDGIIAIGSGGPYALAAAKALIIHSNLSARSIVEEAMKIAGTICVYTNLNIMIEEI; the protein is encoded by the coding sequence ATTAAGGGGACAACTATTCTTTCAGTAAGACATAATGGTAAGGTTGCCATAGGAGGGGATGGTCAGGTAACGCTTGGAGAGACAGTTATAATGAAACATAATGCTAAAAAGGTAAGAAGGCTGTTTCATGACCAGATTATAGTTGGTTTTTCAGGAGCCTCAGCAGATGCCTTTACTCTTCTTGCGCGCCTTGAGGGAAAACTTGAGCAGTTCCGTGGTAACCTTCAGAGGGCAGTAGTTGAACTTGCAAAGGACTGGAGAACTGATAAGGTCCTGAGAAAACTTGAGGCTTTGCTGGCTGTTGTGGATAAGGAGAATTCATTTATTGTATCAGGAACAGGTGATATTATAGAACCTGATGACGGAATTATAGCAATTGGCTCAGGGGGACCTTATGCGCTTGCTGCTGCAAAGGCTTTGATAATCCATTCAAACCTCTCTGCAAGGTCAATAGTAGAAGAAGCAATGAAAATAGCCGGAACAATCTGTGTTTATACTAATCTTAATATTATGATTGAAGAAATTTGA
- a CDS encoding DNA topoisomerase I (catalyzes the ATP-dependent breakage of single-stranded DNA followed by passage and rejoining, maintains net negative superhelicity), protein MSKKSLVIVESPAKAKTINKFLGKSFVVIASVGHVKDLPKSKLGVDVENDFQPSYEILKSKTKVISELKEAAKDAEKIYLAPDPDREGEAIAWHIAEEIGGNRLKIFRVLFNEITERAVLEAIKNPSKLDKNKFEAQQARRILDRLVGYEISPLLWKKVRYGLSAGRVQSVAVRLICEREKEIKAFVPEEYWSITAELSSGTGVSPVPFKAKLVKRANKKLEIKNNEDAEKILKNLEGAQYVVTNIETKERKRNPLSPFITSKLQQDAARKLGFTAKKTMMLAQQLYEGVELGQEGSVGLITYMRTDSTRIADEAIKVARTFIEKNFGKEYLPAKPTVYPSKKNAQGAHEAIRPTYFKYTPNFVKPCLGKDHFDLYQLIWNRFIACQMAPVILDQTTIQIEAGKYLFQAIGSVIKFPGFMAVYTEAKEEEEKEEEEGLLPALSKGEILKLLSLTPQQHFTQSPPRFTEASLVKELEENGIGRPSTYAAILSTIQERKYSIKEKGKFIPTELGFLITDLLIHSFPNIVDVKFTAHMEEELDEIEEGKLPWLNAMREFYEPFKESMLKAKVEMKDVKKEETPTDIKCEKCGKPMVIKWGRNGKFLACSNYPECKNTKNFTEDESGKIILMEEKATGEKCEKCGGDMVVKSGRYGKFLACEKYPECRNTRQIIEGEKGSVEVKEVKMLDEKCPQCGSQMAMRNGRYGSFIACSGYPKCKFIKQKVTGVKCHQDGCNGELVEKISRKGIFYSCSNYPNCKFALWDKPIDRNCPKCKSQFLVEKLSRKNGVVIKCIAESCDYEEKVAENVA, encoded by the coding sequence ATGTCAAAAAAGTCTCTGGTTATTGTTGAGTCACCTGCAAAGGCAAAGACCATAAACAAATTTCTCGGCAAGAGTTTTGTGGTCATTGCGTCTGTGGGCCATGTTAAGGATTTGCCAAAGAGTAAGCTCGGCGTAGATGTTGAAAATGATTTTCAGCCGTCTTATGAGATCTTAAAAAGCAAGACCAAGGTAATAAGCGAACTCAAAGAGGCCGCGAAAGATGCTGAAAAAATATATCTTGCGCCTGACCCTGACCGGGAAGGAGAGGCCATTGCCTGGCACATTGCCGAGGAAATTGGCGGTAACCGCTTAAAGATATTCAGAGTGCTTTTCAACGAGATAACTGAAAGGGCTGTGCTGGAGGCTATAAAAAATCCGTCAAAATTGGATAAAAATAAATTTGAGGCGCAGCAGGCAAGACGCATTCTAGACAGATTGGTCGGCTATGAAATAAGCCCGCTTCTTTGGAAAAAGGTGAGATACGGCTTGAGCGCAGGCAGGGTTCAGTCTGTTGCTGTAAGGCTCATCTGCGAGCGCGAAAAAGAGATAAAGGCTTTCGTGCCGGAGGAATACTGGAGCATTACTGCAGAGCTTAGCAGTGGGACAGGCGTCTCGCCTGTCCCCTTTAAGGCAAAGCTCGTAAAAAGAGCTAATAAAAAATTAGAAATTAAAAATAATGAAGATGCTGAAAAGATTCTCAAGAATCTGGAAGGGGCACAATATGTCGTAACTAATATTGAGACAAAAGAGAGAAAGAGGAATCCATTGTCGCCATTTATCACCAGCAAACTCCAGCAGGACGCGGCAAGAAAGCTTGGCTTTACCGCAAAAAAGACAATGATGTTGGCGCAGCAGTTGTATGAAGGCGTAGAGCTTGGACAAGAAGGCTCTGTGGGCCTTATAACTTATATGAGAACGGACTCTACAAGAATAGCAGACGAGGCGATAAAAGTAGCGCGAACATTTATTGAAAAAAACTTCGGCAAAGAGTATCTGCCTGCAAAGCCTACTGTATATCCAAGCAAAAAAAATGCCCAGGGCGCTCATGAGGCTATAAGACCCACATATTTTAAATACACGCCCAACTTCGTCAAACCGTGTCTGGGCAAAGACCATTTTGACCTCTATCAGCTTATCTGGAACCGTTTTATTGCCTGCCAGATGGCGCCTGTAATCCTTGACCAGACCACAATTCAGATAGAGGCAGGCAAATATCTTTTTCAGGCAATCGGTTCTGTTATAAAATTTCCCGGCTTTATGGCTGTTTATACCGAGGCAAAAGAAGAGGAAGAAAAAGAAGAGGAAGAAGGGCTCTTGCCTGCGCTGTCAAAGGGAGAGATATTAAAACTTCTCAGCCTCACACCGCAGCAGCACTTTACCCAGTCGCCACCAAGATTTACAGAGGCAAGCCTCGTAAAAGAGCTTGAAGAAAACGGCATTGGAAGGCCCTCAACATACGCCGCTATTCTGTCAACCATTCAGGAAAGAAAATACTCAATAAAGGAAAAAGGGAAGTTTATTCCCACAGAACTCGGCTTTCTCATCACAGACCTTTTGATTCACAGCTTTCCAAATATTGTAGATGTTAAGTTTACCGCGCACATGGAAGAAGAGCTTGATGAGATTGAGGAAGGCAAACTCCCGTGGTTGAATGCGATGAGGGAGTTTTATGAGCCGTTTAAGGAAAGTATGTTAAAGGCTAAGGTGGAGATGAAGGATGTAAAAAAAGAAGAGACCCCTACGGATATTAAATGCGAAAAATGCGGAAAACCAATGGTCATCAAATGGGGAAGGAACGGAAAATTCCTCGCATGTTCCAATTATCCTGAATGTAAAAACACAAAAAATTTTACCGAGGATGAGAGTGGGAAGATAATCCTGATGGAAGAAAAGGCAACAGGTGAGAAGTGTGAGAAGTGCGGAGGGGATATGGTTGTAAAATCCGGAAGGTATGGAAAGTTTTTAGCATGTGAAAAATATCCTGAATGCAGAAATACAAGGCAAATAATTGAAGGTGAGAAAGGGTCTGTTGAAGTGAAAGAAGTAAAAATGCTGGATGAGAAATGTCCTCAATGCGGCAGTCAGATGGCAATGCGGAATGGAAGGTATGGTTCCTTTATTGCGTGTTCGGGATATCCCAAGTGTAAGTTTATTAAACAGAAAGTAACCGGAGTTAAATGCCATCAGGATGGTTGTAACGGAGAATTGGTGGAAAAAATATCAAGAAAAGGAATATTTTACAGTTGCAGTAATTATCCAAATTGTAAATTTGCCCTTTGGGATAAACCGATTGATAGAAACTGCCCTAAATGCAAATCTCAATTTTTGGTTGAAAAACTCTCCAGGAAAAACGGTGTGGTAATTAAATGCATTGCTGAGTCATGCGATTATGAAGAAAAAGTCGCTGAGAACGTGGCTTGA
- a CDS encoding cytochrome B5, which produces MADKIFTIDELKKFDGKEGKKAYVACDGKVYDVTVSDMWEDGEHSGIHEAGLDLSDEIDNAPHGNEVMESFPVIGILKG; this is translated from the coding sequence ATGGCTGATAAAATTTTCACTATTGATGAGTTAAAGAAGTTCGATGGTAAAGAGGGAAAAAAAGCATATGTTGCCTGTGATGGAAAGGTGTATGATGTAACAGTCAGTGATATGTGGGAAGATGGGGAACATTCAGGAATACACGAAGCAGGACTTGACTTGAGCGATGAGATTGACAATGCGCCTCACGGCAATGAAGTTATGGAAAGTTTTCCGGTTATAGGAATACTAAAAGGATAA
- a CDS encoding DNA repair protein RecO has translation MGIQRTKAIVLKSLNFAETDKIITLYTQSFGKIGTIAKGARRINSKFGSSLEPGTLLDVIFYEKESSNLSNVSQSSIIDSFREIRDDFTLLSGSFYILSAINEMTREKQSNYLLFNLLEESLLFLSKIGDVFKSIAFFEIKMLKILGYEPNLSECSECRKEIYGREVSFSVSGSSVVCKKCTEPWDNPVTVSMGTIKTLEKMKEWSIKKSINLKLSSTSMEEIKKILYPCIRYHLGKEIKARRFLENTHQEYSQVVAAEGNSFLGWE, from the coding sequence GTGGGAATTCAAAGAACAAAGGCAATTGTTTTAAAAAGCTTAAATTTTGCTGAAACTGATAAGATTATTACTCTTTACACGCAATCCTTTGGAAAAATAGGAACTATTGCCAAGGGTGCACGCAGAATAAACAGTAAGTTCGGAAGCAGTCTTGAGCCGGGAACTTTGCTAGATGTCATTTTTTATGAAAAAGAGAGCAGTAATCTGTCAAATGTCAGTCAGAGCAGTATCATAGATTCTTTCAGAGAGATAAGGGATGATTTTACACTGTTATCAGGGAGTTTTTATATACTTTCAGCTATTAATGAGATGACAAGGGAGAAGCAGAGCAATTATTTACTGTTTAATCTGCTTGAGGAGAGCTTATTGTTTCTTTCGAAAATAGGTGATGTTTTTAAATCAATAGCTTTCTTTGAAATTAAGATGCTTAAAATACTCGGTTATGAGCCAAATTTAAGCGAATGCTCGGAATGCAGGAAAGAGATTTACGGGAGAGAGGTGAGTTTTTCTGTTTCCGGCAGCAGTGTTGTTTGCAAGAAATGCACAGAGCCATGGGACAACCCAGTTACTGTATCTATGGGTACAATAAAGACCCTTGAAAAAATGAAGGAGTGGAGCATAAAAAAGTCAATAAACCTTAAGCTTTCTTCAACAAGCATGGAAGAGATAAAAAAAATATTATACCCGTGCATCAGGTATCATCTTGGAAAGGAAATTAAAGCGAGAAGATTTCTTGAGAACACGCATCAGGAATATTCACAAGTGGTTGCTGCAGAAGGAAACAGTTTTTTGGGGTGGGAGTGA
- a CDS encoding anthranilate phosphoribosyltransferase, protein MIRNAISKLADRKDLSEEEAGESIKEILEGKATSSQIAAFLMGLRVKGEKIPEILGSAKAMREKALTLKVNAEMAVDTCGTGGDRANTFNISTTTAFVVAGAGVPVAKHGNRAVSSLCGSADLLKELGVNIDLSPDKVARCIDEIGIGFLFAPLFHTAMQFAAGPRKEIGIRTIFNLLGPLVNPAEVKAQILGVYSRELTEPLAYVLERLGTKRAFVVCGSDGLDEVTITGETAVSEVSNNEVKSYMLIPEDFGIRKSPADELTGGDAFYNKEILIRILKGAKGGKRDIVLVNSSVALIAGGKAKNFKEGVKIAEESIDSGKAFKKLNALIEFTNKK, encoded by the coding sequence ATGATACGTAATGCTATTTCCAAGCTTGCAGATAGAAAAGACCTTTCAGAAGAAGAAGCTGGCGAGTCCATAAAAGAAATACTTGAAGGAAAGGCAACCAGTTCCCAGATTGCTGCTTTTCTGATGGGATTAAGAGTTAAAGGCGAGAAGATTCCTGAGATACTCGGAAGTGCAAAAGCCATGCGCGAAAAGGCTCTTACTCTTAAAGTAAATGCTGAAATGGCAGTTGATACATGCGGCACTGGAGGAGACAGAGCCAATACATTTAACATTTCAACAACAACTGCCTTTGTTGTTGCCGGTGCGGGAGTCCCTGTTGCAAAGCACGGGAACAGAGCCGTTTCAAGTCTATGCGGAAGCGCTGACCTTTTAAAGGAATTAGGAGTTAATATAGATTTATCTCCTGATAAAGTTGCAAGGTGCATTGATGAAATAGGCATAGGTTTTTTATTCGCACCACTCTTCCACACTGCAATGCAGTTTGCTGCAGGTCCCAGAAAGGAGATAGGGATAAGAACGATTTTTAATCTTTTAGGACCGCTGGTAAACCCTGCAGAGGTGAAAGCCCAGATTCTTGGGGTTTATTCAAGAGAATTGACAGAGCCTTTGGCGTATGTTCTTGAACGGCTTGGTACTAAAAGGGCATTTGTAGTGTGTGGTTCTGACGGGCTTGATGAAGTTACAATAACAGGTGAGACAGCAGTTTCAGAGGTTAGTAACAATGAAGTAAAAAGCTACATGCTTATACCAGAGGATTTTGGGATAAGAAAAAGTCCAGCAGATGAATTAACCGGAGGCGATGCTTTTTATAACAAGGAAATACTAATAAGAATTTTAAAAGGGGCAAAAGGCGGGAAGCGTGATATTGTTCTTGTAAATTCTTCAGTTGCTTTGATTGCAGGAGGAAAAGCGAAAAATTTTAAAGAAGGTGTCAAGATTGCTGAGGAATCAATTGATTCAGGAAAAGCCTTTAAGAAACTTAACGCGCTGATTGAGTTCACTAATAAAAAATGA